A window of the Microvirga terrae genome harbors these coding sequences:
- a CDS encoding ABC transporter ATP-binding protein, giving the protein MIAELRAISSPNELSTPQTVPLLTVDRLKAYYKVKLFGVDREVRAVDDISLMINRNEIYGLAGESSSGKSSLIKTIAGAIRPPLRVVEGSVRFAFSDGERDIYKLSPQELSAIRWSRLSYIMQGSMSVLNPVRRIRHAFEDFALPHVSAKGADFTRLVERHLSRLHLDPAVLQAYPHELSGGMRQRVTIALATVCNPEFIIADEPTTALDVIVQKGVLSMIREIQQEFGSSVLFVTHDMAVHANLTDRLGIMYAGRLVEEGRTRDVFKKPLHPYTAHLISSLPRIGDEAPKKALEGSPPSLADPPPGCRFHPRCPLAIEVCRREAPPMVEILPGHRTACHVAQADPARVRTVA; this is encoded by the coding sequence ATGATCGCAGAACTTCGAGCGATTTCTTCGCCCAACGAACTGAGTACGCCGCAGACCGTGCCGCTGCTCACGGTCGACCGGCTGAAGGCTTATTACAAGGTGAAGCTGTTCGGGGTCGATCGTGAAGTCCGTGCGGTCGATGACATCAGCCTGATGATCAACCGCAACGAGATCTACGGTCTGGCCGGCGAGTCGAGTTCCGGCAAGAGCTCTCTCATCAAGACCATCGCGGGGGCAATCCGCCCCCCGCTCAGGGTGGTCGAAGGCTCGGTGCGCTTCGCGTTCAGCGACGGGGAACGGGACATCTACAAGCTTTCGCCGCAGGAACTGTCGGCAATTCGCTGGAGCCGCCTGTCCTATATCATGCAGGGGTCCATGAGCGTGCTGAATCCGGTGCGGCGGATCAGGCACGCCTTCGAAGACTTCGCGCTGCCGCACGTGAGCGCGAAGGGCGCGGACTTTACCCGTCTCGTGGAGCGGCACCTGAGCCGACTCCACCTTGATCCCGCGGTTCTCCAGGCCTATCCGCACGAACTGTCCGGCGGCATGCGGCAGAGGGTGACCATTGCCCTCGCGACGGTCTGCAATCCGGAGTTCATCATCGCCGACGAGCCGACGACGGCTCTGGACGTGATCGTGCAGAAAGGCGTCCTCTCCATGATAAGGGAGATCCAGCAGGAATTCGGATCTTCTGTCCTGTTCGTGACCCACGATATGGCGGTTCACGCCAACCTGACCGACCGCCTCGGCATCATGTACGCGGGCCGGTTGGTCGAGGAGGGTCGTACCAGGGACGTATTCAAGAAACCGCTGCACCCCTACACGGCGCATCTGATCTCCAGCCTGCCGCGCATCGGGGACGAGGCGCCGAAAAAGGCTCTCGAAGGTTCTCCTCCGAGTTTGGCCGACCCTCCGCCGGGGTGCCGCTTCCACCCCCGCTGCCCCCTCGCCATCGAGGTCTGCCGCCGCGAGGCTCCGCCCATGGTCGAAATCCTGCCCGGGCATCGGACGGCCTGCCACGTTGCTCAAGCCGACCCTGCCAGGGTCCGGACGGTCGCATAA
- a CDS encoding ABC transporter substrate-binding protein — protein MRILRMLTVATGLALAATTALSQTNVPGVPRNETIILENPEGTIKNPGWFNIWTINAGGQYTGLHQLALDTLWYIDPERGLDGVWENSLAAEKPIYNADFTEMTVKLRPGIYWSDGVEFTADDLIYTVETQIKNPGMRWSALLGLNVESVSSPEPWTVRFKLKKPNSRFHSLFTVRFNAIWMMPKHVFEKAADPQRFDFNPPVSLGAYKLHSFDPDGKWYIWQKRDDWQRTTLGRYGEPGPKYAAYIDPGPPDKRVIAQLNHNLDVVHDIAPEGMFTLTKQSPSLKTWFPNFPFAHPDPTLPSVIFNMQNPAFQNKDVRWALALLIDIKAVSMASYRGAATLSPIGIPPTGTHPDDYHIPLQEWLASYEIDTGKSKVKPYDPNIGNQIADMLRPTMKEQIPTDPAEIRKAFGYGWWKPNPQAATELLEKAGYTKRGNAWYTPDGKPFSIKLMVEGDSRPILTRAGTMIVQQWRQFGIDAKTEVAQGTTMLDRRIAGDFETLISWSVETYGGHPDLSFFLDSWHSQFVAAPGKTQSPRNWQRWSNPDLDKIIEEVRRISFDDKRTVELGRDYAKLIVREMPIIPLMAYNVFTAMDETYWTGYPTAENPYANPVPNWGNSRSMMVRLKPKQQ, from the coding sequence ATGCGAATTCTGCGCATGCTTACCGTTGCCACTGGTCTGGCCCTGGCAGCGACCACCGCACTGTCCCAAACCAACGTCCCGGGTGTACCGCGAAACGAGACGATCATCCTCGAGAATCCCGAGGGGACGATCAAGAACCCTGGATGGTTTAACATCTGGACCATCAATGCCGGCGGGCAATACACCGGACTGCATCAACTCGCGCTTGATACGCTCTGGTACATCGATCCCGAGCGGGGGCTGGACGGGGTCTGGGAGAATTCCCTTGCCGCCGAGAAGCCGATCTACAATGCAGATTTCACCGAGATGACGGTCAAGCTGCGTCCGGGAATCTACTGGAGCGACGGCGTAGAGTTCACGGCCGACGATCTCATCTACACGGTCGAGACCCAAATCAAGAATCCCGGCATGCGCTGGAGTGCTCTGCTGGGGCTGAATGTCGAGAGCGTGTCGTCGCCCGAGCCGTGGACGGTTCGGTTCAAGCTGAAGAAGCCGAACTCGCGATTCCACTCGCTCTTCACTGTCAGGTTCAATGCAATCTGGATGATGCCGAAGCATGTCTTCGAGAAGGCGGCCGATCCCCAGAGGTTCGATTTCAATCCACCGGTTTCACTCGGCGCCTATAAGCTTCACAGCTTCGACCCCGATGGGAAATGGTACATCTGGCAGAAGCGCGACGACTGGCAGCGCACCACGCTCGGTCGTTACGGCGAGCCTGGGCCGAAATATGCGGCCTATATCGATCCGGGTCCTCCTGACAAACGCGTGATCGCTCAGCTCAACCATAACCTGGACGTCGTGCATGACATCGCGCCCGAGGGCATGTTCACCCTGACCAAGCAGTCACCAAGCCTCAAGACGTGGTTCCCGAACTTCCCGTTCGCCCACCCTGACCCGACCCTTCCGTCCGTGATCTTCAACATGCAGAACCCTGCGTTCCAGAACAAGGACGTGCGGTGGGCTCTGGCTCTCCTGATCGATATCAAGGCAGTCTCGATGGCGTCCTATCGCGGAGCGGCAACGCTTTCCCCGATCGGAATTCCGCCGACCGGAACTCATCCGGACGATTACCACATCCCCCTCCAGGAGTGGCTTGCGTCGTACGAGATCGACACGGGCAAAAGCAAGGTCAAGCCGTACGATCCGAACATCGGGAACCAAATCGCCGATATGCTGCGTCCCACGATGAAGGAGCAGATCCCGACCGATCCTGCGGAGATCAGAAAAGCCTTCGGCTACGGCTGGTGGAAGCCGAACCCGCAGGCGGCCACCGAGCTCCTCGAAAAGGCCGGTTACACGAAACGCGGCAATGCCTGGTACACGCCCGATGGCAAGCCGTTCTCCATCAAGCTCATGGTCGAGGGCGATTCCCGCCCGATCCTGACCCGAGCCGGGACCATGATCGTGCAGCAGTGGCGTCAATTCGGCATCGATGCGAAGACGGAGGTCGCCCAGGGCACCACGATGCTCGACCGACGTATCGCCGGCGACTTCGAGACGCTGATTTCCTGGAGCGTCGAAACCTACGGCGGCCATCCTGACCTGTCGTTTTTCCTCGATAGCTGGCACTCCCAGTTCGTCGCAGCGCCGGGCAAGACGCAATCTCCTCGCAACTGGCAGCGCTGGAGCAATCCGGACCTCGACAAGATCATCGAGGAGGTGCGCCGGATCTCCTTCGACGACAAGAGGACGGTCGAACTCGGCCGCGATTACGCGAAGCTCATCGTTCGCGAGATGCCGATCATTCCGCTGATGGCCTACAATGTCTTCACGGCCATGGATGAGACCTACTGGACGGGATATCCGACGGCAGAGAATCCCTATGCCAACCCCGTGCCGAACTGGGGCAACTCCCGCTCGATGATGGTGAGGCTGAAGCCCAAGCAGCAGTAG
- a CDS encoding ABC transporter ATP-binding protein, whose product MRPNLLDVEHVNKIFTRGGFVSRRVNHAVHDVSFSLTADKPEVFTIIGESGSGKTTLAGMILNSIAPTTGRIRFQGRDLRDLRSRSARLDFMSHVQAIFQNPFDAFNPLKRVDRYLFSAAQRFTECRTPTASAERADEALHKVGLSLAEVQGRYPHEMSGGQLQRVAIARALVSNPSLIVADEPVSMIDASLRMTVINLFKKLRDEFGVSIIYITHDLATAYYISDRLIIMQKGRVVEGGDARTVLAAPQHPYSIKLRQAVLSVDDAWRDDRFTGGVPAVAT is encoded by the coding sequence ATGAGGCCGAACCTTCTGGACGTCGAGCACGTCAACAAGATCTTCACACGAGGTGGCTTCGTGTCGCGGAGGGTGAACCATGCCGTGCACGATGTCAGCTTTTCGCTCACGGCAGACAAGCCTGAGGTGTTCACCATCATCGGTGAATCGGGCAGCGGCAAGACGACCCTCGCAGGCATGATCCTGAACAGCATTGCTCCCACCACGGGACGAATCCGCTTCCAAGGGCGGGATCTTCGCGACCTCCGCAGCCGGAGCGCACGGCTCGACTTCATGAGTCATGTGCAGGCAATCTTCCAGAACCCGTTCGATGCGTTCAATCCATTGAAGCGCGTCGATCGCTATCTGTTCAGTGCGGCGCAGCGATTCACGGAGTGCCGGACGCCCACGGCATCGGCCGAGCGAGCGGACGAGGCGCTGCACAAAGTCGGCCTGTCGCTTGCCGAGGTCCAGGGGCGTTACCCGCACGAGATGTCGGGCGGCCAACTCCAGCGTGTTGCCATCGCTCGTGCGCTCGTGTCCAACCCGTCCCTCATCGTCGCTGACGAACCGGTCTCGATGATCGACGCGTCGCTGCGCATGACGGTGATCAACCTGTTCAAGAAGCTCCGCGACGAGTTCGGAGTGTCGATCATCTACATCACGCATGATCTCGCCACGGCCTATTACATCAGCGACCGCTTGATCATCATGCAGAAGGGCCGGGTGGTGGAGGGCGGCGATGCCCGGACCGTGCTGGCAGCCCCGCAGCATCCTTATTCGATCAAGCTTCGCCAGGCAGTTCTGTCGGTCGATGACGCTTGGCGGGACGACAGGTTCACGGGTGGCGTGCCTGCCGTCGCAACCTGA
- a CDS encoding ArsR/SmtB family transcription factor: MSAFKRKFLTLVAEESSETLRGIASPGRIRILKLLRARGPLNVNEISDALDLPQSTIATHVQVLERAGLIETETIKASKGQQKICSIRYDEIIIRFDDQDPLKSKDHIEVSMPIGLYTSCDVSAPCGLCSTESVLGVLDVPDLFLDPHRMNASLIWFRRGFVEYKFPNNGKVLGAKIDRLEFVMELSSEVPGTSLDWPSDISLWINNVKVGSWISPSDFGDKRGLYTPQWWKLEGSQYGKLVTWQISRSGTSVNDVQISDVTLDKLELDKHHGIRLRIGIDDTARHPGGINIFGRGFGNYDQDIVMRIHLKEKPGALP, translated from the coding sequence ATGTCGGCATTCAAACGAAAATTCCTGACCCTGGTCGCCGAGGAGAGCTCTGAGACATTGCGGGGGATCGCCTCACCGGGCCGGATTCGGATCCTCAAGCTCTTGCGGGCACGAGGGCCACTGAATGTGAACGAGATCAGCGATGCTCTGGATCTACCTCAATCCACGATCGCAACCCACGTTCAAGTTCTCGAGCGTGCCGGGCTTATCGAAACGGAGACGATCAAGGCGTCCAAAGGCCAGCAGAAAATCTGCTCGATCCGTTATGACGAGATCATCATCCGGTTTGACGATCAGGATCCACTCAAGAGCAAGGACCACATCGAGGTTTCCATGCCCATCGGGCTTTATACAAGCTGCGATGTGAGCGCTCCCTGTGGGCTCTGCTCGACGGAGAGCGTTCTCGGCGTCCTTGATGTGCCCGACCTCTTCCTCGACCCACACCGCATGAATGCGTCGCTGATCTGGTTCAGACGAGGCTTCGTCGAGTACAAGTTTCCCAACAACGGCAAGGTTCTTGGCGCCAAGATCGACAGGCTTGAGTTCGTCATGGAACTATCGTCCGAAGTTCCGGGCACGAGTCTGGACTGGCCCTCGGACATCAGTCTCTGGATCAACAATGTGAAGGTGGGAAGCTGGATCTCGCCGAGTGATTTCGGCGACAAACGCGGGCTCTACACGCCGCAATGGTGGAAGCTGGAAGGCTCGCAATACGGCAAGCTGGTCACCTGGCAGATCAGCCGAAGCGGGACATCGGTCAACGATGTTCAGATATCCGACGTGACGCTCGACAAGCTGGAACTCGATAAGCACCATGGAATTCGCCTTCGGATCGGGATCGATGATACGGCTCGGCACCCTGGCGGCATCAACATCTTCGGTCGTGGGTTCGGGAACTACGACCAGGATATCGTTATGCGAATTCACCTGAAAGAGAAGCCTGGCGCTTTGCCGTAA
- a CDS encoding alpha-N-arabinofuranosidase yields MKEAKVTIDRDFSIAETDPRLFGAFVEHLGRCVYGGIYEPGHPTADERGFRQDVLELVRELAPTIIRYPGGNFVSGYNWEDGVGPVENRPRRLDLAWMSTEPNTFGTNEFMDWCQAAGVEPMMAVNLGTRGPDDARRLLEYCNFPGGTELSDLRRAHGWEKPHNVKFWCLGNEMDGPWQMETKTAWEYGRIAAEAAKLMKWIDPTIELAACGSSSRNMPTFGSWEDTVLDHSFEHVEYISLHTYLNNYADDTAAFLASPDLMDSFIEEVVAIADAVAARRRSPKRIMLSFDEWNVWYRTRRKNEGRVKLGWPVAPQILEEIYNMQDALAFGGACISLLNHADRVKSACLAQLVNAIAPIMTETGGPAWRQTIFYPFKDMSTFGRGTVLQTKVSSPTYETTYYDPRGTSDLRFPISAVPYLKVSVVHNHEDDCVTIFALNRSLDASLSVEALVRGFDGLTVKEAHQMRNDDLMAVNTKDAPDTIAPTPLEGVEIWDETVKVKLAPASWNVIRLGVQKQ; encoded by the coding sequence ATGAAAGAAGCCAAAGTCACCATCGACCGCGATTTCTCCATTGCGGAAACGGATCCCCGTCTCTTCGGCGCATTCGTCGAGCATCTGGGGCGGTGCGTCTACGGGGGAATCTACGAGCCCGGGCATCCGACCGCTGACGAGCGCGGGTTCCGGCAGGACGTGCTCGAACTCGTCCGTGAGCTTGCCCCGACCATCATCCGCTATCCCGGTGGAAATTTCGTTTCAGGATACAACTGGGAAGATGGGGTCGGCCCGGTGGAGAACCGCCCGCGCAGGCTCGATCTCGCCTGGATGTCCACCGAGCCGAACACGTTCGGGACCAACGAGTTCATGGACTGGTGTCAGGCAGCCGGCGTCGAGCCCATGATGGCGGTGAATCTCGGCACCCGCGGCCCCGATGATGCTCGCCGCCTTCTGGAGTACTGCAACTTTCCTGGCGGGACGGAACTGTCGGATCTGCGCCGTGCCCATGGCTGGGAGAAGCCGCACAACGTGAAATTCTGGTGCCTGGGCAACGAGATGGACGGCCCATGGCAGATGGAGACCAAGACCGCATGGGAATATGGGCGAATTGCCGCCGAGGCGGCCAAGCTCATGAAATGGATCGATCCAACGATCGAACTGGCGGCCTGCGGCTCCTCTTCGCGCAACATGCCGACCTTCGGAAGTTGGGAGGACACAGTGCTCGACCACTCGTTCGAGCACGTCGAGTACATCTCCCTGCACACGTACCTGAACAACTATGCGGATGATACTGCAGCCTTTCTCGCAAGTCCGGATCTGATGGACAGCTTCATCGAAGAGGTCGTGGCGATTGCCGACGCGGTCGCCGCCCGTCGTCGTTCACCCAAGCGCATCATGCTGAGTTTCGACGAATGGAACGTCTGGTATCGTACTCGGCGCAAGAATGAGGGGCGGGTGAAGCTCGGATGGCCGGTCGCGCCACAGATCCTCGAGGAAATCTACAACATGCAGGATGCACTTGCCTTCGGGGGAGCCTGCATATCGCTTCTCAACCATGCGGACCGGGTCAAGTCGGCCTGCCTCGCGCAGCTGGTGAACGCCATCGCGCCCATCATGACGGAGACCGGCGGGCCTGCCTGGCGGCAGACGATCTTCTATCCGTTCAAGGACATGAGCACTTTCGGCCGCGGCACCGTGCTGCAAACGAAGGTGAGCTCGCCCACCTACGAGACGACCTACTACGATCCGCGCGGCACGTCCGACCTCCGGTTCCCGATCTCGGCAGTGCCGTATCTCAAGGTGTCGGTCGTGCACAATCACGAGGACGATTGCGTCACCATCTTTGCGCTCAACCGAAGCCTCGACGCGAGCCTGTCGGTGGAAGCCCTCGTCCGCGGCTTTGACGGCTTGACGGTCAAGGAGGCACATCAAATGCGCAATGACGATCTGATGGCCGTCAACACGAAGGATGCGCCGGATACGATCGCGCCGACTCCGCTCGAGGGGGTCGAGATCTGGGACGAGACGGTGAAGGTCAAGCTCGCGCCGGCTTCCTGGAACGTCATCCGGCTGGGTGTTCAGAAACAATAG
- a CDS encoding ABC transporter permease, translating into MKAYLAYLSKRLVQFAVVVFVGINITYLVTHMTPINPVEQSISAATSYGATSPEAIEMMRQSLRQLYGLEGTPWEQYVSFWKRVLVGDFGPSLSAFPTPVSQLILRALPWTVGLLLVSTLLTWFLGNLLGGLAGYYRNSRILRAFGVLSMGLHPIPYYVVAFVLLIIFGFLWPVLPISGGATMASDRSNTLAFALDVTVHSILPVLSLMAVGIGGWFMGMRSLVSNIVTEDYVVYAELAGVKRSKIMRSYVMRNALGPQVTGLALQLGAIFNGAIITEQVFGYPGVGSLLISAVHSGDYSLVLGITTVSIVAVSAAVLLIDLLYPLIDPRVEAR; encoded by the coding sequence ATGAAGGCTTACCTGGCCTATCTGTCCAAGCGGCTCGTGCAGTTCGCGGTCGTCGTCTTCGTCGGGATCAACATCACCTACCTGGTGACCCATATGACCCCGATCAATCCGGTCGAGCAGTCGATCTCGGCCGCGACGTCCTACGGGGCAACCAGTCCGGAAGCCATCGAGATGATGCGGCAGTCCCTGCGTCAGCTCTATGGTCTCGAGGGCACGCCCTGGGAGCAGTACGTCAGCTTCTGGAAGCGGGTTCTGGTCGGCGACTTCGGGCCCTCCTTGTCGGCCTTCCCAACTCCGGTCTCGCAGCTCATCCTGCGGGCCCTTCCCTGGACTGTCGGGCTCCTGCTGGTCTCGACGCTCCTGACCTGGTTTCTCGGCAACTTGCTTGGCGGCCTCGCGGGATACTATCGGAACAGCCGCATCCTTCGGGCATTCGGCGTCCTCAGCATGGGGCTTCACCCCATCCCGTACTACGTGGTCGCCTTTGTTCTTCTCATCATCTTCGGCTTCCTCTGGCCGGTTCTGCCGATCAGCGGAGGCGCCACGATGGCGTCAGACCGGTCCAATACCTTGGCATTTGCCCTTGATGTCACCGTGCACTCGATCCTGCCCGTCCTCTCGCTGATGGCCGTCGGCATCGGAGGCTGGTTCATGGGCATGCGCTCGCTCGTGTCCAACATTGTGACAGAAGATTACGTGGTTTACGCTGAACTGGCCGGCGTCAAGCGCAGCAAGATCATGCGGTCCTATGTGATGCGCAATGCGCTTGGCCCTCAGGTCACGGGTTTGGCCTTGCAGCTTGGTGCGATCTTCAACGGTGCGATCATCACCGAGCAGGTCTTCGGTTACCCGGGCGTCGGATCGCTCCTGATCAGCGCGGTGCATTCCGGTGACTACAGCTTGGTTCTCGGCATTACCACCGTTTCGATCGTGGCCGTCTCCGCGGCTGTTCTTCTGATCGATCTTCTCTATCCGTTGATCGACCCGCGCGTGGAGGCACGCTGA
- a CDS encoding ABC transporter permease: protein MNTLRILRDLLRYNAEFAIGLFLVLIVAAIALCSFFSPYPPMDVYVVPPDVPPSWEHPLGTTSRGQDVFWQLTFAIRNTLLFGIVVAFLSRIISLAVGLISGYKGGWVDRILMSINDTFVVVPLFPILVLFYFIMRDQMTWAMLAIITALLGWAYDARLIRSVAMSLRTREFTRQAVFSGMSTGKIVLQEHLPFVLPIVFSTTMNNINWSIGIEVTLSVLGFTDINTPTIGGMIYWANQHTALVSGIWWWVTFPVLLVIMLFIGLFLLAISMNEYIDPRSRLSRLGGQA, encoded by the coding sequence ATGAACACGCTGAGAATCCTGCGCGACCTCCTGCGCTACAACGCCGAGTTCGCCATCGGACTGTTCCTGGTGCTCATCGTGGCGGCCATTGCGCTCTGCTCCTTCTTCTCGCCCTATCCGCCGATGGACGTCTATGTCGTGCCGCCCGACGTGCCGCCGTCCTGGGAGCATCCGCTAGGAACGACCTCGCGGGGTCAGGACGTGTTCTGGCAGCTCACCTTCGCAATCCGGAACACGCTTCTGTTCGGCATCGTGGTGGCGTTCCTCAGCCGGATCATATCCCTCGCGGTCGGACTCATCTCAGGGTACAAGGGCGGTTGGGTGGATCGGATCCTGATGTCGATCAACGATACGTTCGTCGTCGTGCCGCTCTTTCCCATCCTGGTTCTGTTCTACTTCATCATGCGGGATCAGATGACATGGGCGATGCTGGCGATCATCACGGCGTTGCTGGGATGGGCCTACGATGCGCGGCTGATCCGGTCCGTCGCGATGAGCCTGCGGACCCGCGAGTTCACCCGCCAGGCCGTGTTCTCCGGCATGAGTACAGGCAAGATCGTTCTCCAGGAACACCTGCCGTTCGTCCTGCCGATCGTGTTCTCGACGACCATGAACAATATCAACTGGTCGATCGGCATCGAGGTGACGCTGTCGGTTCTGGGTTTCACGGACATCAACACTCCCACCATCGGCGGTATGATCTATTGGGCGAACCAGCACACTGCCTTGGTTTCCGGAATTTGGTGGTGGGTCACGTTCCCGGTCCTTCTCGTGATCATGCTGTTCATCGGGCTGTTCCTGCTGGCCATATCAATGAACGAGTATATCGATCCCCGCAGCCGCCTAAGCCGTCTTGGAGGGCAGGCATGA
- a CDS encoding PAS domain-containing sensor histidine kinase, with amino-acid sequence MDSRTPQQFDFLQDGGETGALIRSYDWSETSLGPIPSWPQSLKTTVALMLRSPVPMVLLWGPDGIMIYNDAYTVFAASRHPRLLGSKVLEGWAEVADFNANVMRVGMAGGTLSYRDQELTLYRKGVPERVWMNLDYSPVIDESGRPGGVLAVVVETSDRVKTEAALRDSETRLRGVLDGMGESLALLDKDFRIIDMNAEALRLEGRPRDEVIGKTHWEAHPDADPALGDMFRRAMATREPVNMRHRYVWPHGRVSWISMHAYPVGDGLAVFYGDITEQVESEERLRESEERLRLMADAVPQIIWITDAEGNAEFFNRQWFLYTGAVNGPTTAAQTALDFVHADDEAVTMQAYEEARRTGGVFEVEHRIRSKEGEYRWFLVRAEPYRDLRTGEIVRWFGVSIDIHGRRVAEEHQSLLINELNHRVKNTLATVQSVASQTLRNAESTDQAKEALEARLFALSRAHDVLTRENWEGADLYDIVEQAVAPYSSRGEDRLHLAGSRVRVPPRTALALAMALQELATNAVKYGALSNETGAIRIAWSVQATGSEPRLHLRWEERGGPAVRPPSRRGFGSRLIERSLSQDLGGTTRIEFPQTGVICTVDAPLA; translated from the coding sequence ATGGATAGCAGGACACCGCAACAGTTCGACTTCCTCCAGGATGGAGGTGAGACAGGGGCCTTGATCCGCAGCTATGACTGGTCCGAGACGTCGCTCGGGCCGATTCCCAGCTGGCCGCAAAGCCTGAAGACCACGGTCGCGCTGATGCTTCGGTCGCCCGTCCCGATGGTGCTTCTCTGGGGGCCGGATGGCATCATGATCTACAACGACGCCTATACCGTGTTCGCCGCCAGCCGGCACCCGCGCCTGCTCGGTTCGAAGGTTCTCGAAGGCTGGGCGGAAGTGGCGGACTTCAACGCCAATGTGATGCGGGTCGGGATGGCCGGCGGCACACTCTCCTATCGGGACCAGGAGCTGACCCTCTACCGCAAGGGCGTCCCCGAGCGGGTTTGGATGAACCTCGACTATAGCCCTGTGATCGATGAGAGCGGCAGGCCTGGAGGCGTGCTCGCGGTCGTGGTGGAAACAAGCGACCGGGTGAAGACGGAGGCCGCCCTTCGCGACAGCGAAACGCGGCTTCGGGGCGTGCTCGACGGCATGGGTGAAAGTCTGGCGCTTCTCGACAAGGATTTCCGGATCATCGACATGAACGCCGAGGCGTTGCGCCTGGAGGGCCGACCGCGCGACGAGGTGATCGGCAAGACCCACTGGGAGGCCCATCCGGATGCCGACCCCGCCTTGGGCGATATGTTCCGGCGCGCGATGGCAACCCGGGAGCCCGTGAACATGAGGCATCGCTATGTCTGGCCTCACGGTCGGGTGAGCTGGATCTCCATGCATGCCTACCCTGTCGGCGACGGTCTGGCGGTGTTCTATGGTGACATCACGGAACAGGTGGAGTCCGAAGAGCGCCTTCGTGAGAGCGAGGAGCGGCTGCGGCTGATGGCCGACGCAGTGCCGCAGATCATCTGGATCACCGACGCCGAAGGCAATGCTGAGTTCTTCAATCGGCAATGGTTTCTCTACACCGGAGCAGTCAACGGGCCGACGACCGCAGCTCAGACTGCCCTGGACTTCGTGCATGCGGATGACGAAGCCGTAACGATGCAAGCCTACGAGGAAGCGAGACGCACGGGTGGTGTGTTCGAGGTCGAGCATCGGATCCGCTCGAAGGAGGGTGAATATCGCTGGTTCCTCGTTCGGGCCGAGCCCTACCGGGATCTCCGAACCGGTGAGATCGTCCGCTGGTTCGGGGTGTCCATCGACATTCACGGCCGTCGGGTCGCGGAAGAGCACCAGAGCCTGCTCATCAACGAGCTGAACCACCGGGTGAAGAACACGCTGGCAACGGTCCAGTCGGTTGCCTCACAGACGCTGCGCAACGCCGAGAGTACGGATCAGGCCAAGGAGGCGCTCGAGGCGCGCCTGTTTGCCCTGTCGCGCGCCCATGACGTTCTCACCCGCGAGAATTGGGAGGGGGCGGATCTGTACGATATCGTCGAGCAGGCCGTCGCCCCCTATTCCAGCCGTGGAGAGGACCGTTTGCACCTGGCAGGCTCACGGGTTCGCGTTCCGCCCCGCACGGCGCTGGCGCTGGCGATGGCTCTGCAGGAGCTGGCCACCAATGCGGTCAAGTACGGGGCTCTGTCGAATGAAACGGGAGCGATCAGGATCGCCTGGAGCGTGCAGGCAACCGGGTCTGAGCCACGCCTCCATCTGAGATGGGAGGAGCGCGGAGGGCCTGCCGTTCGGCCTCCGTCGCGGCGTGGGTTCGGCTCCCGCCTGATCGAGCGGAGCCTGTCTCAAGATCTTGGAGGCACCACCCGGATCGAATTCCCTCAGACCGGCGTCATCTGCACCGTGGATGCTCCCCTCGCCTAG